The Thunnus thynnus chromosome 22, fThuThy2.1, whole genome shotgun sequence genome includes a window with the following:
- the LOC137175209 gene encoding high affinity immunoglobulin epsilon receptor subunit alpha-like isoform X2, giving the protein MRGTMRQTSLHWLLLVSSLLCCTTNQAHLTVSPSSSQMFKGQFVSLSCEEDDSSAGWTLRRNTKRETMAKCGADWGRSGGSSCNITDIDPLDSGEYWCESREGATSNGINITVTDGSVILQSPVLPVMEGDDVTLHCKTKTTNLPADFYKDGSLIRTEPAGHMTIHHVSKSDEGLYKCNISSHGESPPSWITVTDKPTTTAPPPVSAAPPLVSAAPPLVSPPFQLVFRLVCHLVVFCLYFISTLIMVSLYRHRSTGNYLPVSMVMTTLTQAEQGFDDDCDDVITSVTTEHHF; this is encoded by the exons ATGAGAGGTACAATGAGACAAACATCTCTTCACTGGCTGCTCC TTGTGAGCtcactgctgtgctgcacaACAAACCAAG CTCATCTGACTGTGAGTCCCAGCAGCTCTCAGATGTTTAAAGGACAGTTTGTCTCTCTGAGCTGTGAGGAGGACGACAGCTCTGCTGGATGGACGCTGAGGAGgaacacaaaaagagaaacCATGGCTAAGTGTGGAGCTGACTGGGGAAGATCAGGTGGTTCCTCTTGTAACATCACTGACATTGACCCACTGGACAGTGGAGAGTACTGGTGTGAGTCCAGAGAGGGAGCAACCAGTAACGGCATCAACATCACTGTCACTG ATGGATCAGTGATCCTGCAGAGTCCTGTCCTccctgtgatggagggagatgatgtcactctgcactgtaaaacaaagacCACCAACCTCCCAGCTGATTTCTATAAAGATGGCTCCCTCATCAGGACTGAgcctgcaggtcacatgaccatcCACCATGTTTCCAAGTCTGATGAAGGCCTCTACAAGTGTAACATCAGCAGTCATGGAGAGTCTCCACCCAGCTGGATCACTGTCACAG ATAAACCTACAACCACAGCCCCGCCCCCTGTCTCAGCAGCCCCGCCCCTTGTCTCAGCAGCCCCGCCCCTTGTCTCACCTCCCTTCCAGCTTGTGTTCAGACTGGTCTGCCACCTAGTGGTGTTCTGTCTTTACTTCATCTCCACTCTCATCATGGTGTCTTTATATCGGCACAGGTCCACAG GAAATTACCTGCCTGTCTCCATGGTGATGACCACACTCACCCAGGCTGAACAGGGATTTGATGATgactgtgatgatgtcatcacatctGTCACCACAGAGCATCACTTCTGA
- the LOC137175209 gene encoding Fc receptor-like B isoform X1 gives MRGTMRQTSLHWLLLVSSLLCCTTNQAHLTVSPSSSQMFKGQFVSLSCEEDDSSAGWTLRRNTKRETMAKCGADWGRSGGSSCNITDIDPLDSGEYWCESREGATSNGINITVTDGSVILQSPVLPVMEGDDVTLHCKTKTTNLPADFYKDGSLIRTEPAGHMTIHHVSKSDEGLYKCNISSHGESPPSWITVTGEILSADKPTTTAPPPVSAAPPLVSAAPPLVSPPFQLVFRLVCHLVVFCLYFISTLIMVSLYRHRSTGNYLPVSMVMTTLTQAEQGFDDDCDDVITSVTTEHHF, from the exons ATGAGAGGTACAATGAGACAAACATCTCTTCACTGGCTGCTCC TTGTGAGCtcactgctgtgctgcacaACAAACCAAG CTCATCTGACTGTGAGTCCCAGCAGCTCTCAGATGTTTAAAGGACAGTTTGTCTCTCTGAGCTGTGAGGAGGACGACAGCTCTGCTGGATGGACGCTGAGGAGgaacacaaaaagagaaacCATGGCTAAGTGTGGAGCTGACTGGGGAAGATCAGGTGGTTCCTCTTGTAACATCACTGACATTGACCCACTGGACAGTGGAGAGTACTGGTGTGAGTCCAGAGAGGGAGCAACCAGTAACGGCATCAACATCACTGTCACTG ATGGATCAGTGATCCTGCAGAGTCCTGTCCTccctgtgatggagggagatgatgtcactctgcactgtaaaacaaagacCACCAACCTCCCAGCTGATTTCTATAAAGATGGCTCCCTCATCAGGACTGAgcctgcaggtcacatgaccatcCACCATGTTTCCAAGTCTGATGAAGGCCTCTACAAGTGTAACATCAGCAGTCATGGAGAGTCTCCACCCAGCTGGATCACTGTCACAG GTGAGATTCTCTCTGCAGATAAACCTACAACCACAGCCCCGCCCCCTGTCTCAGCAGCCCCGCCCCTTGTCTCAGCAGCCCCGCCCCTTGTCTCACCTCCCTTCCAGCTTGTGTTCAGACTGGTCTGCCACCTAGTGGTGTTCTGTCTTTACTTCATCTCCACTCTCATCATGGTGTCTTTATATCGGCACAGGTCCACAG GAAATTACCTGCCTGTCTCCATGGTGATGACCACACTCACCCAGGCTGAACAGGGATTTGATGATgactgtgatgatgtcatcacatctGTCACCACAGAGCATCACTTCTGA